One Candidatus Omnitrophota bacterium DNA window includes the following coding sequences:
- a CDS encoding ATP-binding protein, translating into MKQIVIISGKGGTGKTVITGAFAALAKNKVMADCDVDAADLHLLLKPSVKEKHEFRSGKTAVIDKEKCVKCGKCVEVCRFSAISEDFSVDGVSCEGCTFCYHVCPVGAIKMEENIAGEWFISETRFGPMVHAKLGIAEENSGKLVSLVRKQAKELAEKNNCDWVIIDGAPGIGCPVIASLSGIDCAVVVTEPTLSGLHDALRVIEVTKHFNVPSRLVINKYDLNLDMSEKIEEHCLKSGISLAGKVRFDKTVVEAMVEGKTIIEYKDTVVKGEIRKIWEKLQV; encoded by the coding sequence ATGAAGCAAATAGTCATAATAAGTGGAAAAGGCGGGACAGGCAAGACTGTAATTACCGGAGCCTTCGCGGCACTGGCGAAAAATAAAGTTATGGCTGACTGCGATGTGGACGCAGCGGATCTGCATCTTTTGCTGAAGCCGTCGGTCAAAGAAAAACATGAATTCAGAAGTGGCAAAACAGCCGTTATTGATAAGGAAAAATGTGTTAAATGCGGCAAATGTGTTGAAGTCTGTCGTTTCTCTGCTATAAGTGAAGATTTTTCTGTAGATGGGGTTTCCTGCGAAGGATGTACTTTTTGTTATCATGTTTGTCCGGTTGGCGCTATTAAGATGGAAGAGAATATTGCCGGAGAGTGGTTTATTTCCGAAACTCGCTTTGGCCCGATGGTGCACGCTAAACTTGGAATCGCTGAAGAGAATTCAGGCAAGCTTGTCTCATTGGTGAGAAAACAGGCAAAAGAACTGGCCGAGAAGAATAATTGTGATTGGGTTATCATTGACGGTGCCCCAGGTATAGGATGTCCGGTTATCGCCTCGCTTTCTGGAATAGATTGCGCGGTAGTAGTAACTGAACCCACCTTATCCGGTTTGCATGATGCGTTAAGGGTTATAGAAGTAACTAAACATTTTAATGTCCCTTCGCGGTTAGTAATTAATAAATATGATTTAAATTTGGATATGTCAGAAAAAATAGAAGAACATTGCCTAAAGAGTGGAATTTCCTTAGCCGGTAAAGTCAGATTTGATAAAACAGTGGTAGAAGCTATGGTTGAGGGTAAGACTATTATTGAATATAAGGATACGGTAGTTAAGGGTGAGATTCGCAAAATTTGGGAAAAATTACAAGTTTAG
- a CDS encoding iron-sulfur cluster assembly scaffold protein, with amino-acid sequence MKNSSNKEETTGYPKEFVSLLNDPKFFGRMSDPTASSYLKGPCGDSMEFYLVIEDRKITDIKYYTDGCGATRACAAMVANLAYGKTINEALTVSAGEVITRLKGLPEDHLHCSILAVSTLYRAIAGYLLRF; translated from the coding sequence ATGAAAAATTCAAGTAACAAGGAAGAAACTACTGGCTACCCTAAAGAGTTTGTAAGTCTTTTAAATGATCCGAAGTTTTTTGGCAGAATGAGCGATCCTACAGCTTCGTCATACTTAAAAGGGCCTTGCGGGGATTCGATGGAGTTTTATTTGGTGATAGAAGATAGAAAGATTACCGATATTAAATATTATACAGATGGCTGCGGCGCAACAAGGGCGTGTGCTGCAATGGTCGCTAATCTGGCTTATGGTAAAACAATCAACGAGGCGTTGACAGTCTCTGCGGGAGAAGTGATCACAAGGTTGAAAGGTTTACCCGAAGACCATCTGCACTGCTCAATACTTGCAGTAAGTACGCTTTATCGAGCAATAGCCGGTTATTTATTACGTTTTTAA
- a CDS encoding radical SAM protein, whose translation MKPEFKYIYGPVPSWRLGSSLGIDLISQGNKICSFDCIYCQLGKTLLFSDERKVFVPVSKIIEELDSLPPVKIDYITFSGAGEPTIAENLGDAIRAVKRIRKNKIAVLTNSSLLHREDVQKDLLLADLVAVKLDACSQEVFEVINRPLKSIYFKNIVFAIKKFKNIYQGKLALQVMFIKENKKYAKEIAKIIREINPEEVQINTPLRLCRVKPLPKGELTGIKKYFEGLPAVSVYEASKKDIKPISNKDTLARRGKV comes from the coding sequence ATGAAGCCTGAATTTAAATATATTTACGGCCCGGTTCCTTCATGGAGGTTGGGCAGTTCTTTAGGGATAGACCTAATTTCTCAAGGCAATAAAATCTGTAGTTTTGATTGTATATATTGCCAATTGGGCAAAACCCTGCTTTTTAGCGATGAAAGAAAGGTTTTTGTTCCGGTCAGTAAGATTATTGAAGAGCTAGACTCATTGCCGCCGGTAAAAATAGATTATATTACTTTTTCTGGAGCAGGTGAGCCGACTATCGCCGAGAATTTGGGAGATGCGATAAGGGCGGTTAAAAGAATACGAAAAAACAAAATAGCAGTTTTAACTAACTCTTCTCTATTACACAGAGAAGATGTCCAGAAAGACCTATTACTCGCTGATTTAGTTGCAGTTAAGCTTGATGCTTGTTCGCAGGAAGTTTTTGAGGTAATTAATCGTCCGTTAAAAAGCATTTATTTTAAAAATATTGTTTTCGCGATAAAAAAATTTAAAAATATATATCAAGGGAAATTAGCATTGCAAGTTATGTTTATCAAAGAAAATAAAAAATATGCAAAAGAGATTGCAAAGATTATAAGAGAAATTAATCCTGAGGAAGTTCAAATTAATACGCCTCTTAGGCTGTGCAGGGTGAAGCCGTTACCCAAAGGAGAATTAACCGGAATAAAAAAATATTTTGAAGGGTTGCCTGCGGTATCGGTCTATGAAGCGTCAAAAAAAGATATTAAACCGATTAGCAATAAAGATACCTTAGCCAGGCGAGGTAAAGTTTAA
- a CDS encoding DUF2099 family protein produces MDKRDIHILKYFSSFVSVSSGKVINITEPTLAFCPLAEHLYKDFSGIRGNNKEAIKNSIKKVIESKIKDYGFFTDERKISYDDVTIPYGASEMLMFALKKGTIDSAVVVCEGAGTVVTDKPEIVQGIGARMNSLLLTSPIKAIIQKLKAAGCQMIFENALIDQVRGVEGAIKAGYKTIAVTICGHSAKNLKALRSLEKESGIRIISLAICTTGIAKDKINMIRDYADLVWSCASFDIRQMIGPAAIMQLSRQIPVFVLTKNGMDFVSAYAFEDELIKKLDTKKQYLFSNKPSGQSVRLGSFKAFISESKLPVDGPREPSFKDKNKYVSA; encoded by the coding sequence ATGGATAAACGGGATATCCATATATTAAAATATTTTTCATCGTTTGTGAGTGTATCTTCTGGGAAGGTCATTAATATTACCGAGCCAACACTTGCTTTTTGCCCACTGGCCGAGCACCTATATAAGGATTTTAGTGGTATTCGGGGCAACAATAAGGAAGCCATTAAAAATTCTATAAAAAAAGTGATTGAGTCAAAAATAAAAGACTACGGTTTTTTTACGGATGAGAGAAAAATTTCATATGATGATGTTACGATACCATATGGCGCTTCAGAGATGCTCATGTTCGCGTTAAAAAAAGGTACGATAGATTCGGCAGTTGTAGTTTGCGAAGGGGCGGGGACGGTTGTTACCGATAAACCGGAAATAGTACAAGGCATCGGCGCCCGAATGAATAGTTTATTGTTAACCTCACCGATTAAAGCGATTATTCAGAAACTTAAGGCTGCTGGCTGTCAGATGATATTTGAAAACGCGCTTATTGATCAGGTACGGGGAGTTGAAGGCGCGATAAAAGCAGGATATAAGACTATTGCGGTTACTATATGTGGTCATTCAGCTAAGAATTTAAAAGCATTACGTTCGTTAGAAAAAGAAAGCGGTATTAGAATAATTTCATTGGCAATATGTACGACCGGTATAGCTAAAGATAAAATTAACATGATACGTGATTACGCTGATTTAGTCTGGAGTTGCGCTTCTTTTGATATAAGACAGATGATCGGCCCTGCGGCTATAATGCAACTTTCTCGGCAAATACCTGTTTTTGTTTTAACGAAAAATGGAATGGATTTTGTTTCGGCATATGCCTTTGAAGATGAACTTATAAAAAAATTAGACACGAAGAAGCAATACCTTTTTTCAAATAAGCCAAGCGGGCAATCTGTTCGTTTAGGAAGTTTTAAGGCATTCATCAGTGAGTCTAAGCTGCCGGTTGACGGGCCAAGAGAGCCAAGTTTTAAAGATAAAAATAAATACGTGTCGGCATAA
- a CDS encoding S-adenosylmethionine decarboxylase encodes MDQKAFGYELIMDLYDCDLKTMKSKKKISAYVDRLCELIDMEKYGKLHLPYFGLQKPQTSGYSLLQFIETSSITGHFSEHWRISYINIFSCKFFDHKVALKFTKDFFSANRVKSKFIVR; translated from the coding sequence ATGGATCAAAAGGCATTCGGGTACGAACTGATTATGGACTTATATGATTGTGATTTAAAAACTATGAAGTCTAAGAAAAAAATCAGTGCATATGTCGACCGTCTTTGTGAATTAATTGATATGGAGAAATATGGTAAGTTGCATCTTCCGTATTTTGGTTTGCAAAAACCTCAGACTAGCGGTTATTCACTTTTACAATTTATTGAAACCAGCTCGATAACTGGTCATTTCAGTGAGCATTGGCGTATTTCTTATATTAATATTTTTTCCTGTAAGTTCTTTGACCATAAAGTTGCCTTAAAATTTACCAAGGATTTTTTTTCGGCTAACCGCGTAAAGTCAAAATTCATTGTGCGTTGA
- a CDS encoding CoA-binding protein, protein MENLVKDFLRQKKFAVVGSFRNETKYAYKILRTLIKRGYEAYPVNPRLNDVDGVKGYKSISDIPFNIDVANLVTPPSVTEAIVKECREKSIRRVWLQPGAENETAIKFCRDNNIDVIYGLCVMLESL, encoded by the coding sequence ATGGAAAACTTAGTTAAGGATTTTTTAAGGCAGAAGAAATTTGCGGTCGTGGGCTCGTTCAGAAATGAAACTAAATACGCGTATAAAATTTTGAGGACTTTGATAAAAAGGGGGTATGAGGCATATCCGGTTAACCCCCGTTTAAATGATGTCGACGGAGTAAAAGGTTATAAAAGTATAAGCGATATTCCTTTTAATATTGATGTTGCTAATCTGGTTACCCCTCCTTCGGTTACCGAGGCGATAGTAAAGGAATGTCGGGAAAAATCTATAAGAAGAGTTTGGCTTCAACCGGGAGCTGAAAATGAAACTGCGATAAAATTTTGTCGTGACAATAACATTGATGTAATTTATGGACTCTGTGTAATGCTAGAATCTTTATAA
- a CDS encoding FAD-dependent oxidoreductase — MAKKVDVLIVGGGPAGLVSAITAKRYYPDKNVLVMKNVINGCIPCGIPYMFWSLKNPDDNKLGLDALKKNNIEIVIDEAVKISRSLKKVTAKSGEEYEYEKLVLAPGSVPIKPSIVGIDKEGVYPIYKEMDYLKKTVAELKKAKDVLVLGGGFIGVEFADEISKINGVNVYLAEVLPCLLANSFDKEFSLLVEEKLKSRGVTILTDTKVVEFLGKERVEGVRFENGKELKVDSVILGIGASPNTALATEAGLDLGRGQGIWVDEYMRTADSDIFAVGDCAGKRDFYTRKDTPVMLASTATAEARIAGANLYQLKVVRENKGTIAIYSTYVDGLVLGSAGLTEMSAKKEGFEIVSGNTESIDKHPGSLPGANKIRVKLIFSKQSGIFMGGQVAGGISAGEIINIIGMAIQQRVSITELETLQMATHPYLTSAPTMYPVVLAAQNASDKM, encoded by the coding sequence ATGGCTAAAAAAGTGGATGTTCTTATTGTTGGCGGTGGACCAGCTGGGTTGGTGAGTGCGATCACGGCAAAGCGATATTATCCGGATAAAAATGTCTTAGTTATGAAAAATGTGATTAACGGTTGTATTCCTTGTGGTATTCCTTATATGTTTTGGAGCCTTAAAAATCCCGATGACAATAAGTTGGGGCTTGACGCTCTTAAGAAGAATAATATAGAAATCGTTATTGATGAGGCGGTAAAGATAAGCCGTAGCCTAAAAAAAGTAACCGCTAAAAGTGGCGAAGAATATGAATATGAGAAATTGGTCCTTGCCCCTGGTTCGGTGCCGATTAAGCCCTCAATAGTTGGAATTGATAAAGAGGGAGTTTACCCGATATATAAAGAAATGGATTATTTAAAAAAAACAGTAGCGGAATTAAAAAAAGCTAAGGATGTATTGGTTCTGGGGGGAGGATTTATCGGCGTTGAATTTGCTGATGAGATTTCAAAAATAAACGGTGTTAATGTATATTTAGCAGAGGTTCTTCCGTGTTTACTGGCAAATTCTTTTGATAAGGAATTTTCTTTATTGGTTGAAGAGAAGTTAAAGTCAAGAGGAGTCACCATTTTAACTGACACTAAAGTGGTTGAATTTTTAGGGAAGGAAAGAGTAGAGGGTGTGCGGTTTGAAAACGGAAAAGAGCTTAAAGTGGATAGCGTTATTTTAGGGATAGGCGCTAGTCCGAATACAGCCTTAGCGACCGAAGCAGGTTTGGATTTAGGAAGAGGCCAGGGTATATGGGTGGATGAGTATATGCGTACTGCTGATTCCGATATCTTTGCTGTGGGTGATTGTGCCGGAAAACGAGATTTTTACACGAGAAAAGACACACCAGTTATGCTTGCTTCTACTGCTACTGCTGAGGCGAGGATTGCCGGAGCAAATCTATACCAATTAAAGGTTGTGCGTGAAAATAAGGGGACAATAGCGATTTACTCAACTTACGTGGATGGTTTGGTTTTGGGTTCAGCCGGTCTTACCGAAATGAGTGCCAAGAAAGAGGGATTTGAGATTGTTTCGGGAAATACCGAGAGTATTGATAAACATCCCGGAAGCCTTCCCGGAGCAAACAAAATAAGGGTAAAACTTATTTTTTCAAAACAATCAGGTATTTTTATGGGTGGGCAGGTAGCTGGAGGCATATCAGCGGGGGAAATAATCAACATTATTGGTATGGCTATTCAACAGAGAGTCTCGATAACCGAGTTAGAAACATTGCAAATGGCAACTCACCCCTATTTAACATCTGCTCCAACTATGTATCCGGTTGTCTTGGCGGCTCAAAACGCGTCAGATAAAATGTAA